In one window of Stigmatopora argus isolate UIUO_Sarg chromosome 19, RoL_Sarg_1.0, whole genome shotgun sequence DNA:
- the nus1 gene encoding dehydrodolichyl diphosphate synthase complex subunit nus1 yields MAQLYSLVWRFLLFLLHSSRALFSWFRDRVRRWKGRLWERAIPTLLLPMSLVRFPDYRRILNIYPDTNGVVGNRNCALNRRHRWLTDGRSLEKLPSHIGLLVAEEEPSYTDIANLVVWCMAVGISYVSIYDNHGVFRKNNARLREVIVAQQEQLLGTEGSKFNAAFKSDTDKAHINGLSCRPTVNVLSPEDGKQTIVQAAQKFCRSVENKERSSKDITVSMLDALLREPKNMPDPELVVMFGPVGSTLGFLPWHIRLTELISLPSHRNISYEDLWGALRRYEECQQRLGQ; encoded by the exons ATGGCGCAGTTGTACAGTTTAGTGTGGCGGTTCTTGCTGTTTCTGCTTCACAGCAGCAGAGCGCTCTTTTCCTGGTTTCGTGACCGTGTTCGGAGATGGAAGGGGCGTCTGTGGGAGCGGGCAATTCCCACATTACTACTCCCAATGTCGCTGGTTCGCTTCCCGGACTACCGGAGGATATTAAATATTTACCCCGACACTAATGGCGTTGTCGGAAATCGAAACTGCGCTCTCAATCGCCGACACCGGTGGCTGACAGACGGCAGGTCTCTTGAGAAGTTGCCGAGCCACATCGGCCTATTGGTGGCAGAAGAGGAGCCAAGCTACACGGACATCGCCAACCTGGTTGTGTGGTGTATGGCTGTTGGTATATCTTATGTCAGCATCTATGATAACCACG GTGTTTTCAGAAAGAACAACGCCCGTCTGCGTGAGGTGATAGTCGCTCAACAAGAGCAGCTGCTTGGTACAGAGGGATCCAAATTTAATGCGGCGTTCAAAAGTGATACTGACAAAGCCCACATTAATG GGCTGTCATGCAGGCCAACAGTGAATGTGTTATCTCCAGAAGATGGGAAACAGACTATTGTTCAGGCTGCACAGAAGTTTTGTCGTTCTGTGGAAAATAAAGAGAGGAGCTCCAAGGACATCACTGTCTCCATGCTGGATGCGCTGCTCCGAG AGCCAAAGAATATGCCTGACCCAGAGCTTGTGGTGATGTTTGGTCCAGTTGGCAGTACTTTGGGTTTCCTCCCCTGGCACATCAGACTAACTGAATTAAT CTCCCTGCCATCACACAGAAACATTTCTTATGAGGACTTGTGGGGTGCCCTGCGGCGGTATGAGGAATGCCAGCAGCGCCTGGGCCAATGA